From the Longibacter salinarum genome, one window contains:
- a CDS encoding hotdog fold thioesterase — MGGAAELLDIEVVEMSEDRVVATMPVTPKHHQPFGVLHGGVSVVLAESVASIGAYLAAPDGYVAMGIEINANHIRAVRDGTVTAVATPVHRGRSTQVWQVEIKGANDKLVCVSRCTLAIVKKQND, encoded by the coding sequence ATGGGCGGAGCGGCGGAGCTCCTCGACATCGAGGTCGTCGAGATGTCTGAAGATCGCGTCGTGGCGACCATGCCCGTGACGCCCAAGCATCACCAACCGTTTGGGGTGCTGCATGGCGGCGTCAGCGTGGTGCTGGCGGAGAGTGTGGCCAGCATCGGGGCGTACCTCGCGGCGCCGGACGGCTACGTGGCCATGGGCATCGAGATCAACGCCAACCACATCCGCGCGGTACGCGATGGCACGGTGACTGCCGTGGCGACGCCGGTGCATCGCGGGCGGTCGACGCAGGTCTGGCAGGTGGAGATCAAAGGCGCGAACGACAAACTGGTCTGCGTCAGCCGGTGCACGCTCGCAATCGTGAAAAAGCAGAACGACTAG
- a CDS encoding TonB-dependent receptor plug domain-containing protein, with product MYHLLPSLRVAVLAASLLVFVSSRSVAAQSDDTAERDTSEVAMYVQMPDSVVVTASRYAEPSQTTGRRVQVWTRRDIAEMPITTVDQLLEVTAGLDVRSRGAFGVQSDLSLRGSTFNGVLLLVDGARVNDPMTGHFLMDIPIPLPEIERIEVLRGPATALYGPDALGGVVQIFTRAAMAPVQNTENGVGGDVIGQYGDYSLYGTEGQLRVAREHWRISVAGTAQGSNGQPITNDQGDVIESSRGEERTDFERYAGTAAAKTKLGDGSIYARIGIDDRDFSAYHYYAVAGDTARESTQTLWAQIRAQGDPRADTRWTAQVASKLHDDNYRYNPQASPSIHTSRLTTVQAEVSRTLSPEWTVNGGVSGQVRGIDSNTLGDRADVAGGVFASARYRPTKPFVLNGSLRLDGDPLYGLEPTPQLFASYSLSTVTLRAGVGRAVRAPNYVERYIDLPTTKGSPDLNAERSWSAEAGTDIYVTPELTLRLTGFGRRTTGLIDYAKVDENDAAYVARNLNEVETLGLETEASFRQTIQGVRVLLDGSYTLMDQTLTSQRPVADARYALSSPRHMLQGRAAISYGQITGSVNASYLDRTGNREIPTDHYGLIHVRLAYGWQMTEGKHVAVSAEVRNLRDREYSDVLDAPMPGRTFLVSLRFWL from the coding sequence ATGTATCACCTTCTCCCTTCTCTTCGGGTCGCCGTCCTTGCGGCGAGCCTGCTCGTGTTTGTCTCTAGCCGGTCTGTCGCAGCTCAGTCCGACGACACGGCCGAACGCGACACCTCCGAGGTCGCGATGTACGTTCAGATGCCGGATTCGGTCGTCGTGACCGCCTCCCGCTATGCCGAGCCCAGCCAGACCACCGGCCGCCGCGTGCAGGTGTGGACCCGTCGTGATATTGCGGAAATGCCGATCACGACGGTCGATCAGCTGCTGGAGGTGACGGCGGGACTGGACGTGCGCTCTCGCGGTGCCTTCGGCGTGCAAAGCGACCTGTCGCTTCGCGGCTCCACGTTCAACGGTGTACTCCTGTTGGTCGACGGTGCGCGCGTCAACGATCCGATGACGGGGCACTTCCTGATGGACATCCCGATTCCGCTGCCGGAGATCGAGCGGATCGAGGTTCTCCGCGGCCCGGCGACGGCCCTCTACGGCCCGGATGCGCTCGGTGGCGTCGTGCAGATCTTTACGCGAGCGGCGATGGCCCCCGTTCAGAATACAGAGAACGGCGTGGGCGGTGATGTCATCGGTCAGTACGGCGACTACAGCCTGTATGGCACCGAAGGACAGCTTCGCGTGGCCAGGGAGCACTGGCGCATCAGCGTCGCAGGGACCGCGCAGGGATCGAACGGCCAGCCGATTACGAACGACCAGGGCGACGTCATCGAAAGCTCGCGCGGCGAGGAACGAACGGATTTTGAGCGCTACGCCGGGACAGCCGCCGCCAAGACCAAGCTGGGCGACGGGTCGATCTATGCTCGCATCGGCATCGACGATAGAGATTTTAGCGCCTATCACTACTACGCTGTAGCGGGCGACACCGCGCGCGAATCCACGCAGACGCTGTGGGCACAGATCCGTGCGCAGGGCGATCCGCGAGCCGACACGCGGTGGACGGCGCAGGTGGCGAGTAAGCTGCACGACGATAATTACCGGTACAACCCGCAGGCGTCTCCCAGCATCCACACCAGCCGTCTGACGACCGTGCAGGCAGAGGTCTCACGCACCCTTTCTCCAGAGTGGACCGTCAACGGCGGGGTGTCCGGACAGGTCCGCGGCATCGACTCGAATACGCTCGGCGACCGCGCGGACGTGGCGGGCGGGGTCTTCGCCAGCGCACGGTATCGTCCGACGAAGCCATTCGTTTTGAACGGAAGCCTGCGACTCGACGGCGACCCGCTCTATGGCCTGGAGCCGACGCCCCAGCTCTTCGCATCGTACTCGCTAAGTACCGTGACGCTGCGCGCCGGCGTCGGGCGGGCCGTTCGCGCACCGAACTACGTCGAGCGCTACATCGACCTCCCGACGACGAAGGGCAGCCCCGACCTGAACGCCGAGCGAAGCTGGTCGGCCGAGGCGGGGACCGATATCTACGTGACGCCGGAACTGACGCTTCGCCTGACGGGCTTCGGGCGCCGCACGACCGGACTTATCGACTATGCGAAAGTTGACGAAAACGACGCGGCCTACGTCGCTCGTAACCTGAATGAGGTGGAAACCCTCGGCCTCGAAACCGAGGCATCGTTTCGTCAGACGATCCAGGGCGTCCGCGTGCTGCTCGATGGGAGCTACACGCTCATGGATCAGACTCTGACCTCGCAGCGGCCGGTTGCTGATGCAAGGTACGCCCTCTCCAGCCCGCGACACATGCTTCAGGGCCGGGCGGCGATTTCGTACGGCCAGATCACCGGCAGCGTCAACGCGTCGTATCTCGACCGGACGGGCAACCGCGAGATCCCGACCGACCACTACGGATTGATCCACGTCCGTCTCGCCTACGGATGGCAGATGACCGAAGGCAAGCACGTCGCCGTGTCCGCCGAGGTCCGCAACCTGCGCGACCGCGAGTACTCCGATGTCCTCGACGCGCCGATGCCGGGCCGGACGTTTCTCGTTAGCCTCCGTTTCTGGCTGTAA
- a CDS encoding PaaI family thioesterase, with protein MPNILERLRERVPADADLQLPPPCYEEMEAEAVSFDAGAEVLVVRLPVQQRYQNPLGLMQGGFIAAAIDNTLGPLSFLVAPPSVTTQMSTQYLRPVPPSVDYIEVEGRVAERAGRQLFLEATVRLPNGKTAARAQATCQIRR; from the coding sequence ATGCCGAACATACTCGAGCGTCTCCGTGAGCGCGTGCCTGCAGATGCCGACCTTCAGCTTCCGCCACCGTGCTACGAAGAGATGGAAGCCGAGGCGGTCTCGTTCGACGCGGGCGCTGAGGTTCTGGTCGTGCGGCTACCCGTCCAGCAGCGGTACCAAAATCCGCTCGGGCTGATGCAGGGAGGCTTCATCGCAGCCGCGATCGACAACACGCTGGGTCCGCTCAGTTTCCTCGTCGCCCCGCCGAGTGTCACGACGCAGATGTCGACGCAGTACCTCCGCCCCGTTCCCCCGTCGGTCGACTACATTGAGGTCGAGGGCCGCGTCGCCGAGCGCGCAGGACGGCAACTCTTCCTCGAGGCCACCGTCCGCCTTCCCAACGGCAAAACCGCCGCCCGCGCCCAGGCGACGTGTCAGATACGGCGATGA
- the glgP gene encoding alpha-glucan family phosphorylase, whose protein sequence is MTTREKLDALSGNMWWSWSPKARTLFEQLNPLIYAQTDNNPKAALAAADEDVLDDAEFQSDVDSVYDEFQTYMDQEPHFDDAPRTAYFCMEYGLHESMQLYSGGLGVLAGDHTKAASDLGLPFTAVGMFLREGYFHQSFDADGWQQATYKPLNPDHHPVTPVTDENGDRLIIDVHAGEQPIHVRAWKLNLGRTDLYLLDTDFDANPTELRKLTRRLYQGGNQQRIRQEVVLGIAGLRLLRELGIESDVYHANEGHCAFLMLELLRERLEQGELRVEAEQWVRDHCVFTTHTPVPAGHDRFSPDLFAKEMNTFRESLGLSVDELMKYGRVHPGDHSEPFTMTVLGLKMARASNGVSKLNGHVARQQWEGMYPDRELDDVPIGSITNGVHLPTWTCQPARDFLADHLGGDWLDKRHEEDAWHALADLDDEVLWQYRTMLRTRLHDYINTKVRTQSLPMTPELDPDALTIGFARRFATYKRAPLIFSDLERARALFSQADRPVHLIYAGKAHPADDGGKRFIQRIFEISKQDGFEGNVIFLENYDMEIGRMLVSGSDVWLNNPRRPLEASGTSGQKIAAHGGLNLSVLDGWWPEGFDGDTGKGKNGWAIGPQPSGDYGTEDPAVQDREDAASLYEQLENSVIPTFYDRDAYGVPTEWVNMMREVMTGLPAPFSAKRMVIDYVNRMYLPEPVES, encoded by the coding sequence ATGACGACCCGCGAAAAGCTCGACGCTCTATCCGGCAACATGTGGTGGAGCTGGAGTCCGAAAGCCCGGACGCTGTTCGAACAGCTCAATCCGCTGATCTACGCGCAGACCGACAACAATCCAAAGGCAGCGCTTGCCGCAGCCGACGAGGATGTTCTGGATGACGCGGAGTTTCAGTCGGATGTCGATTCCGTGTACGATGAGTTCCAGACGTACATGGACCAGGAGCCGCATTTCGATGATGCCCCGCGCACGGCCTACTTCTGCATGGAGTACGGCCTGCACGAAAGCATGCAGCTCTACTCCGGTGGACTCGGCGTGCTCGCCGGTGACCACACGAAGGCAGCCTCGGACCTCGGCCTTCCCTTCACGGCGGTCGGTATGTTCTTGCGCGAAGGCTACTTCCACCAGTCGTTCGATGCGGACGGATGGCAGCAGGCCACGTACAAGCCGCTCAACCCGGACCATCATCCGGTGACGCCCGTCACGGACGAGAACGGCGACCGCCTGATCATCGATGTGCATGCGGGAGAGCAGCCGATTCACGTCCGCGCCTGGAAGCTCAACCTCGGTCGCACGGACCTCTACCTGCTCGACACGGACTTCGACGCCAACCCGACGGAGCTCCGCAAGCTGACCCGTCGCCTCTACCAGGGTGGCAACCAGCAGCGCATTCGCCAGGAGGTCGTGCTCGGCATCGCCGGCCTGCGTCTCCTCCGCGAGCTGGGCATCGAGTCGGATGTCTACCACGCCAACGAAGGCCACTGCGCGTTCCTCATGCTCGAGCTCCTGCGCGAACGCCTGGAGCAGGGCGAGCTTCGCGTCGAAGCTGAACAGTGGGTCCGCGACCACTGCGTCTTCACGACGCATACGCCGGTTCCGGCCGGACACGACCGCTTCAGCCCGGACCTCTTCGCGAAGGAAATGAACACCTTCCGCGAGTCGCTCGGCCTGTCCGTCGACGAACTGATGAAGTATGGCCGCGTCCACCCGGGCGACCACTCGGAGCCGTTCACCATGACGGTTCTCGGCCTGAAGATGGCCCGCGCCTCCAACGGCGTATCGAAGCTGAACGGTCACGTCGCACGCCAGCAGTGGGAAGGCATGTACCCGGACCGCGAGCTCGATGATGTACCGATCGGCTCCATCACAAACGGTGTCCACCTGCCGACCTGGACGTGTCAGCCCGCCCGCGACTTTCTCGCGGATCACCTGGGCGGCGACTGGCTCGATAAGCGCCACGAGGAAGACGCCTGGCACGCCCTGGCGGACCTCGACGACGAGGTTCTGTGGCAGTACCGCACGATGCTCCGCACGCGCCTGCACGACTACATCAATACGAAGGTGCGCACGCAGAGCCTCCCGATGACGCCGGAACTCGATCCGGATGCTCTCACGATCGGCTTCGCGCGCCGCTTCGCCACGTACAAGCGCGCCCCGCTGATCTTCAGCGATCTCGAACGCGCCCGCGCCCTCTTCTCGCAAGCCGACCGTCCGGTACATCTCATTTACGCCGGCAAGGCCCACCCGGCCGATGACGGCGGCAAGCGCTTCATCCAGCGCATCTTCGAGATCAGCAAGCAGGACGGCTTCGAAGGCAACGTCATCTTCCTGGAGAACTACGACATGGAGATCGGCCGGATGCTCGTCTCCGGCTCCGATGTGTGGCTGAACAACCCGCGTCGCCCGCTCGAAGCATCCGGAACGTCGGGCCAGAAGATCGCGGCCCACGGCGGACTCAACCTGTCGGTCCTCGACGGCTGGTGGCCGGAAGGGTTCGACGGCGACACCGGCAAAGGCAAGAACGGTTGGGCGATCGGCCCGCAGCCCTCGGGCGACTACGGCACCGAAGACCCTGCCGTGCAGGATCGCGAGGATGCCGCATCGCTCTACGAACAGCTGGAGAACAGCGTCATCCCGACGTTCTACGATCGCGACGCCTACGGCGTCCCGACAGAATGGGTGAACATGATGCGCGAGGTCATGACCGGCCTCCCCGCTCCGTTCTCGGCCAAGCGCATGGTGATCGACTACGTCAACAGAATGTACCTCCCGGAGCCGGTCGAGAGCTAA
- a CDS encoding ring-cleaving dioxygenase, translating into MSAISGIHHITAISGPAQETVDTYAGVLGLRLVKTTVNFDDPGTYHLYFGDRTGRPGTILTFFPWASAVPGRQGASMVSATSFLVPLGSLDAWQRRLETAGLHVTERTHRFDTEVLTAKAPDGLPIEIVATAEARAVDADVWTSAGVPSEHAIRGFSGATLPAIDAPATEKLLTDVFGWEREATSDERIRLRAPSQNQAVPGSVIDLQMNPANAAGRLGQGTVHHIALRARDDEEQVHWQERLRDMDIRVTEVKDRQYFRSIYFRHRRWTSGVLFEIATDAPGFLHDEPEASLGTTLKLPPWLESRRDEIEHALPELRRPAATA; encoded by the coding sequence ATGTCTGCGATCTCCGGCATTCACCATATCACCGCGATCTCGGGGCCGGCTCAGGAAACCGTCGACACGTACGCCGGCGTCCTTGGGCTTCGACTCGTGAAGACGACGGTCAACTTTGATGACCCGGGCACCTATCATCTCTATTTCGGCGATCGAACGGGGCGCCCGGGTACCATCCTCACCTTCTTTCCCTGGGCGAGCGCGGTCCCGGGCCGACAGGGCGCTAGCATGGTGAGCGCGACCTCATTCCTCGTCCCCCTCGGTTCGCTGGATGCCTGGCAGCGACGTCTCGAGACCGCCGGGCTTCACGTCACCGAGCGGACGCACCGATTCGATACGGAGGTGCTCACGGCAAAAGCTCCAGATGGCCTCCCGATCGAAATCGTCGCCACCGCGGAGGCACGGGCGGTGGACGCTGACGTATGGACGAGCGCCGGTGTACCGAGTGAACACGCGATTCGTGGTTTCTCTGGTGCGACCCTGCCAGCGATCGATGCGCCGGCCACCGAAAAACTGCTTACGGACGTTTTTGGCTGGGAGCGAGAGGCGACGTCCGATGAGCGCATTCGGCTGCGCGCCCCATCGCAGAATCAAGCGGTCCCGGGATCAGTCATCGACCTACAAATGAACCCGGCCAACGCGGCGGGGCGCCTGGGCCAGGGCACGGTTCACCACATCGCCCTCCGCGCACGCGACGACGAGGAGCAGGTCCACTGGCAGGAGCGCCTTCGCGACATGGACATCCGGGTTACGGAGGTGAAGGACCGACAGTACTTCCGATCGATTTACTTCCGCCACCGCCGGTGGACGTCCGGCGTGCTCTTCGAGATCGCAACGGACGCACCCGGTTTTTTGCACGACGAACCTGAGGCGTCGCTCGGTACGACGCTCAAGTTGCCGCCCTGGCTCGAGTCCCGTCGGGATGAGATCGAACATGCGCTTCCTGAGCTTCGGCGTCCGGCCGCTACGGCCTGA
- a CDS encoding alpha/beta hydrolase — protein MPDSPNPHADQPVYTTGTALEDASAAMILIHGRGATAQSILRLAGDVAPEGVACLAPQAFHRTWYPQSFLAPIEQNEPYLTSALNAVDSLVTAIEDGGIPRTRLVLLGFSQGACLACEYAARHPQRYGGVVGLSGGLIGPEDEPLSYEGNLDRTPVFLGCSDQDPHIPLERMQDTAEVMRDMGANVDKRIYPGMGHTTNDDELRAVRDLLVGLVSEPA, from the coding sequence ATGCCCGATTCCCCCAACCCACATGCCGATCAGCCGGTCTACACGACCGGGACGGCCCTCGAAGACGCCTCCGCTGCCATGATTCTGATTCATGGACGCGGCGCCACGGCGCAGAGCATCCTCCGCCTCGCCGGGGACGTTGCTCCCGAGGGGGTCGCGTGCCTGGCCCCGCAGGCGTTTCATCGAACCTGGTACCCGCAGTCCTTTTTGGCTCCGATCGAGCAGAATGAGCCGTATCTCACGTCCGCGCTCAACGCGGTCGATTCGCTCGTGACGGCGATTGAGGATGGGGGCATTCCGCGCACACGGCTGGTTCTCCTCGGCTTTTCGCAGGGGGCGTGTCTGGCGTGCGAGTACGCGGCTCGGCATCCACAACGCTACGGTGGGGTCGTCGGGTTGTCGGGGGGCTTGATCGGGCCGGAAGATGAGCCGCTCTCGTACGAGGGCAACCTCGACCGCACGCCCGTTTTTCTCGGCTGCAGTGACCAGGACCCGCACATTCCGCTCGAACGCATGCAGGACACGGCCGAGGTGATGCGCGATATGGGCGCGAACGTGGACAAGCGGATCTATCCCGGCATGGGCCACACGACGAACGACGACGAGCTGCGGGCCGTCCGCGATCTGCTTGTCGGACTGGTTTCGGAGCCGGCCTAA
- a CDS encoding acetamidase/formamidase family protein has protein sequence MKEHVITTEHRTATFNREHEPAMQIEPGDVVTFETGDVAYERLHSGESVEDIGLETFNLVTGPVAVNGAEPGDALVIDVLDVEIRRAWSVWMPEFGGLGKRTGETRTRQINIEGDELRISDELTVPLEPMIGCIGVAPAEGEGSTFQPAYRFGGNMDLRELSPGATIRLPVEVDGGRLSVGDLHAAMGRGEPTWVAIEAAGRARLRVGLEKDAAPPTPRVRIGTTTLCMGIADTLEEAHQSALDQAFDLLITQHGLDPFDANAYASARVGMRLGGPCCPIVMAEVPDPV, from the coding sequence ATGAAGGAGCACGTCATTACCACAGAGCATCGCACGGCCACCTTCAATCGAGAACACGAACCGGCGATGCAGATCGAGCCGGGAGATGTCGTGACGTTCGAGACCGGGGACGTCGCCTACGAGCGGCTTCATAGCGGCGAGTCGGTCGAAGACATCGGCCTGGAAACGTTCAACTTGGTGACGGGGCCGGTGGCTGTGAACGGAGCCGAGCCCGGCGACGCGCTCGTTATTGACGTTCTGGATGTCGAAATCCGGCGCGCGTGGTCGGTGTGGATGCCGGAGTTCGGCGGACTCGGCAAGCGGACCGGCGAGACGAGGACGCGGCAGATCAACATCGAGGGCGATGAGCTTCGAATCAGCGACGAGCTGACCGTGCCGCTCGAGCCGATGATCGGATGCATCGGCGTGGCGCCCGCGGAGGGAGAGGGATCGACCTTTCAGCCGGCCTACCGCTTCGGCGGCAACATGGACCTGCGCGAGCTTTCCCCCGGTGCGACGATCCGGCTTCCCGTCGAGGTCGATGGGGGACGCCTGTCGGTAGGCGACCTGCACGCAGCGATGGGGCGAGGCGAGCCGACGTGGGTCGCTATTGAAGCGGCGGGGCGGGCGCGCCTTCGCGTGGGACTGGAGAAGGACGCCGCACCCCCGACGCCGCGCGTTCGCATCGGCACCACGACACTCTGTATGGGCATCGCCGACACGCTCGAGGAAGCCCACCAGTCGGCCCTCGACCAGGCGTTTGACCTGCTGATCACGCAGCACGGACTCGACCCGTTCGACGCGAACGCCTACGCCAGCGCCCGGGTCGGCATGCGCCTCGGCGGACCCTGCTGCCCGATCGTCATGGCCGAAGTCCCGGATCCTGTTTAA
- a CDS encoding class I SAM-dependent methyltransferase: MPDTNSLDDVLPLCRSPRTGAQLQREGGHLVSIADSEDRYPVVEGIPVLINEDESLFSVDQFEQKTETTVPETSRLVQRVARLLPSLNLNVRAEDNFQRFVDELPSPARVLVVGGRTRGEGSDVLYESPSIKIFSTDVAFGPETDLICDAHDLPFQDGAFDGVVAQAVLEHVADPQRCVGEMHRVLAPNGIVHAETPFLQAMHMKPYDFTRFTMVGYRRLFSSFDVVGIGPTCGPGMALAWAYRGFLRSFGRSAATQRALAAIAHLTAFPLKYLDHWLIDRPGARDAASGYYFTGRKRQTPLSDEDVISWFHSL; the protein is encoded by the coding sequence TTGCCCGACACGAATTCGCTCGATGACGTTCTTCCGTTATGCCGGTCGCCGCGAACCGGTGCCCAATTGCAGCGCGAAGGAGGGCATCTCGTATCGATTGCCGATTCCGAAGATCGATACCCGGTTGTTGAAGGTATCCCGGTGCTAATCAATGAAGACGAAAGTCTTTTTTCCGTTGATCAGTTCGAGCAGAAAACCGAAACCACCGTTCCGGAAACATCGCGACTAGTGCAGCGGGTAGCCCGGCTTCTGCCCTCGCTCAACTTAAATGTGCGGGCTGAGGACAATTTTCAGCGGTTCGTTGACGAATTGCCTTCCCCTGCTCGCGTGCTCGTTGTCGGGGGGCGCACCCGAGGGGAGGGCTCCGACGTTCTGTATGAAAGTCCCTCCATCAAAATTTTCTCTACGGACGTAGCGTTTGGGCCCGAAACTGATTTGATCTGCGATGCACACGACCTGCCGTTTCAAGATGGAGCCTTCGACGGGGTCGTTGCACAGGCGGTTTTGGAACACGTGGCGGATCCGCAACGATGCGTGGGAGAAATGCACCGTGTTCTCGCCCCGAACGGCATTGTTCATGCGGAAACGCCGTTCCTTCAGGCGATGCATATGAAGCCGTACGACTTCACCCGGTTTACGATGGTCGGCTACCGGAGACTCTTCTCAAGTTTTGACGTGGTCGGCATCGGTCCGACCTGCGGGCCCGGGATGGCGCTGGCGTGGGCATATCGGGGCTTCTTGAGGAGCTTCGGCCGATCAGCTGCTACACAAAGAGCCCTGGCTGCCATCGCGCACCTAACGGCATTTCCCCTGAAGTACCTTGACCACTGGCTGATTGATCGTCCCGGCGCCCGGGACGCCGCGTCAGGATACTATTTTACCGGAAGAAAGCGGCAAACGCCTCTCTCCGATGAGGACGTCATCTCCTGGTTCCATTCCTTGTAG
- a CDS encoding DUF4019 domain-containing protein yields the protein MSLLLFVGAPVMAQDSGAATDTAAAKESARAVAQEWLKTNDEGQFDASYQAAASMMQDQVEQKVWAQKNKQKQSQLGDVKSREFAEAQYRESLPQVEGGPFVVIRYEAEYNPATFNEVVLTTQEDGEWKVASYAVQPMRPAAPPQGGNGGPGGGGK from the coding sequence ATGAGTCTTCTTCTTTTCGTCGGAGCGCCGGTTATGGCCCAGGATTCTGGGGCGGCGACCGACACGGCAGCGGCCAAGGAGTCGGCCCGCGCAGTCGCGCAGGAATGGCTGAAAACCAACGACGAGGGTCAATTCGATGCCAGCTATCAGGCTGCGGCGTCGATGATGCAGGACCAGGTCGAACAGAAGGTCTGGGCGCAGAAGAACAAGCAGAAGCAGAGCCAACTCGGCGACGTGAAGTCTCGCGAGTTCGCCGAAGCTCAGTATCGTGAGTCCCTACCGCAGGTGGAGGGCGGTCCGTTCGTCGTGATTCGCTACGAGGCCGAGTACAACCCCGCCACGTTCAACGAGGTCGTTCTGACGACTCAGGAGGACGGCGAGTGGAAGGTAGCTAGCTATGCTGTGCAACCCATGCGTCCGGCCGCTCCGCCGCAGGGCGGTAACGGTGGACCGGGAGGAGGCGGCAAGTAA
- a CDS encoding glycoside hydrolase family 13 protein, with protein MIRTPDWVKHAVFYQIFPDRFARSGRVPVKDGLSLKPWGAPPHEQGFQGGDLYGIVDRLDFLDELGVTALYLNPIFASAANHRYHTYDYENVDPLLGGNEALRELLDEAHDRGIRVVLDGVFNHASRGFWPFHHVLENGGNSPYIDWFNIHDWPLNPYAPDADTPHNYDAWADLPALPELNTDNDEVRAYIMRIARKWIEFGVDGWRLDVPYEIEDSDFWREFRKVVKEANPEAYIVGEIWHEAEEWLQGDQFDAVMNYPFLWPTLSFFGSETLRDYKKTHLTFEPLDAPDFADAITDVFEMYDWEITQAQLNLLDSHDMGRALWIMGEDTDALRLSVLFQMTVPGAPCIYYGDEIGMSAGDDPHCREAFPWDEHDTWDEDLLEHYRNAVALRHDHEVLRTGSIDIFYAEESVIGFRRELDDTVAICLFNAGPSSAVIDLDAEDVGVPLRRYESAWPEGDAPLDLDDGLVTTTLPAQSARIWT; from the coding sequence ATGATTCGCACGCCGGACTGGGTCAAGCATGCTGTCTTCTACCAGATCTTTCCGGATCGATTTGCACGAAGCGGTCGCGTTCCGGTGAAAGATGGGTTGTCGCTCAAGCCATGGGGCGCGCCCCCGCATGAGCAGGGCTTTCAGGGAGGCGATCTGTATGGCATTGTCGATCGTCTCGATTTTTTGGACGAGCTCGGTGTGACGGCGCTGTACCTCAACCCCATCTTTGCCTCGGCGGCGAATCACCGCTACCACACGTACGATTATGAGAACGTCGACCCGCTTCTCGGGGGAAATGAGGCGCTGCGCGAACTCCTGGATGAGGCGCACGATCGTGGCATTCGTGTCGTGCTCGACGGCGTGTTTAACCACGCAAGCCGCGGCTTCTGGCCCTTCCATCACGTCCTGGAGAACGGCGGGAATTCCCCGTACATCGATTGGTTCAACATCCACGACTGGCCGCTGAATCCATACGCGCCCGACGCCGACACGCCGCACAACTACGACGCATGGGCGGACCTTCCGGCGCTTCCGGAGCTAAATACCGACAACGACGAGGTGCGCGCCTACATCATGCGCATCGCTCGGAAATGGATCGAGTTTGGCGTTGACGGTTGGCGCCTTGACGTGCCCTATGAAATTGAGGACTCGGACTTCTGGCGCGAATTCCGGAAGGTGGTGAAGGAGGCCAACCCGGAAGCCTACATCGTCGGGGAGATCTGGCACGAGGCAGAGGAATGGCTGCAAGGAGACCAGTTTGATGCCGTCATGAACTACCCGTTCCTGTGGCCCACCCTCAGCTTTTTTGGGTCGGAAACCCTCCGCGACTACAAGAAAACGCACCTCACCTTCGAGCCGCTCGACGCTCCAGACTTTGCAGACGCGATCACGGACGTGTTCGAGATGTACGACTGGGAAATCACGCAGGCGCAGCTCAACCTGCTGGACAGTCACGACATGGGGCGGGCCCTGTGGATCATGGGCGAGGATACAGATGCCCTTCGGCTGTCGGTCCTGTTCCAGATGACCGTTCCGGGCGCTCCATGCATTTACTACGGCGACGAAATCGGCATGTCCGCCGGCGACGATCCGCACTGCCGCGAGGCGTTTCCGTGGGATGAGCACGACACGTGGGATGAGGACCTGCTGGAGCATTACCGGAACGCCGTCGCCCTCCGGCACGACCACGAGGTTCTGCGGACGGGGAGCATCGACATCTTTTACGCAGAAGAGAGCGTCATCGGCTTTCGGCGAGAACTGGATGATACCGTGGCGATCTGCCTATTTAACGCGGGACCGTCATCGGCCGTCATCGACCTCGATGCAGAGGATGTCGGGGTGCCGCTCCGTCGCTACGAATCCGCCTGGCCAGAAGGCGATGCGCCGCTGGATCTAGACGATGGATTGGTGACCACGACGCTGCCGGCGCAATCCGCGCGGATCTGGACTTGA